One Paraburkholderia agricolaris genomic region harbors:
- a CDS encoding DUF3540 domain-containing protein, which yields MQSVRNSRRQSLTQQTQTSSAAVFHHARVIARGTDRSLAVVCETGSLCASVADGCLLRPDVGDMVLVSVTERDAYVVTVLSRAAQAGGAVLLDMGEGVTLAAESGVLSIEAARASLRFAHCDWSSGVLHCHGDVAEFSWRDQRTWSERSVEAAAEKREYFGEASRHVAGHEEHSANSLRQRVTEDWSAQAKDISLFGTERVKADTDGDIQLG from the coding sequence ATGCAGTCTGTACGGAATTCGCGACGGCAATCACTCACGCAGCAGACCCAGACCTCGTCGGCTGCCGTTTTTCACCACGCGCGGGTCATTGCGCGGGGCACCGACCGCTCCCTTGCTGTCGTTTGCGAGACCGGTTCGCTATGCGCGAGTGTCGCGGACGGCTGCCTGTTACGTCCCGACGTCGGCGACATGGTGCTCGTGTCGGTCACGGAGCGCGACGCCTACGTTGTCACGGTGTTGTCGCGCGCGGCGCAAGCCGGCGGCGCGGTGCTGCTTGACATGGGCGAGGGCGTGACGCTCGCGGCCGAGAGCGGTGTCCTCTCGATCGAGGCCGCACGCGCGTCGCTGCGATTCGCGCATTGCGACTGGTCGAGCGGCGTGCTGCATTGCCATGGCGACGTGGCGGAATTCTCATGGCGCGACCAGCGCACGTGGAGCGAACGCAGTGTGGAGGCCGCGGCGGAAAAGCGCGAGTACTTTGGCGAGGCTTCGCGGCACGTTGCGGGCCATGAGGAGCACAGCGCCAATTCACTGCGTCAACGGGTGACGGAAGACTGGTCCGCGCAAGCGAAGGACATCAGTCTGTTCGGCACCGAGCGCGTGAAGGCGGACACCGACGGCGACATTCAACTGGGCTAG
- the sctS gene encoding type III secretion system export apparatus subunit SctS — MTSVDLTAYLAQMLYLSLLLSLPVIIAASTVGVLLAVLQALTQIQEQTLPTAIKLVVAGVTLFLTARWMGSELYLYAVSIFDLLPKIGARG; from the coding sequence ATGACATCCGTCGATCTCACCGCGTACCTCGCGCAGATGCTGTACCTGTCCTTGCTGCTTTCGCTGCCGGTGATCATCGCCGCCTCGACAGTCGGCGTGCTGCTCGCGGTGCTCCAGGCGCTCACGCAGATCCAGGAGCAGACGCTGCCGACCGCGATCAAGCTCGTCGTCGCGGGTGTCACGCTGTTCCTGACCGCACGCTGGATGGGCAGCGAACTCTATCTGTACGCCGTCAGCATTTTCGATCTGCTGCCGAAAATCGGGGCGCGGGGATGA
- a CDS encoding DUF2169 family type VI secretion system accessory protein → MRIDKPDEPLVLLHHGEQAGRPCLTVTVGYMSRFDGALMREQQAWQALVARFAGQPFDEGVKKARGTFAVAGAACAPRGETVTSLIVSARFAQLRKRLAVFGDRSWRHSAAGWLPGDPQPFTRMPVDLAHAYGGPGWQENPAGRGHAQAPHDWARVPLPNVEWIDALCVAPSSRPQPATLAMLPGGVPARAQWLGDIAAHLRARRGRGYPADIDLRYFDAVAQDQCATGYFAGDETFAVEGMNERAGIVEGALPCVRPRLLWRAATQKEDAADVSPVFESRLDLDTVWLFPNDEQVLCLYRACWPVTDIDADDVGALHIVTERLADAPATTATLAERWRETTARRAVAAPTRAAAPTPVLAPDSAAAPVDDAPTPRAESAWAEHLASHQRVIEQFSAQPDAHSLLAELPAPDRAAFDALRAKQPGAPDTFTREAFDARLRVHLEQAGLPGSAVQDMPGAGGASTSSMALADLPAQLEALPLAQRAVVLEQWHGIGAMPGTAAQRAVTAAAALAAHPAKPAPSAQPVIDKTALLARLAKGEPVRGIRMKGQCLAGLDLGGLDFTDSVFEACDFSGARLAHVHLTNARLNGCDLSNAGLAQTSARRAYLTDCKLDAADLAASDWQVARWERCTAIGATLRDADLSQATLRDVALTRVEAAGLRASRVSFDSCRLDDADFSAAALSRSTFAHCDVDRLRLQSAELDGAQWRTVRGADLALCSARLANWRVWGATLLPGADFTGANLCGASLRDSSLVKASLRNAVLDQAVVLGCDLSGTDGTRLSARGAQFTGSRFTDARWRGANLMGASLRKTHLANVDFEGSNLYGVRSRGATIAGVRIERALTSRCELLETLPHE, encoded by the coding sequence ATGCGCATCGACAAGCCAGACGAGCCGCTCGTGTTATTGCATCATGGCGAGCAGGCCGGCCGACCGTGCCTGACGGTCACCGTAGGGTATATGTCCCGCTTTGACGGCGCACTCATGCGCGAGCAGCAGGCTTGGCAGGCGCTCGTCGCGCGGTTCGCGGGACAACCGTTCGACGAGGGTGTGAAAAAGGCGCGCGGCACCTTTGCGGTGGCGGGCGCGGCATGTGCGCCGCGTGGCGAGACGGTGACCTCGCTGATCGTGTCCGCAAGGTTCGCGCAACTTCGCAAGCGTCTCGCGGTGTTCGGTGATCGGTCCTGGCGGCACAGCGCGGCCGGATGGCTCCCGGGCGATCCGCAACCGTTCACGCGGATGCCTGTCGACCTGGCGCATGCGTATGGCGGCCCTGGCTGGCAGGAGAATCCCGCGGGGCGTGGCCACGCTCAGGCGCCGCACGATTGGGCGCGTGTGCCGCTGCCGAATGTCGAATGGATCGACGCGCTCTGCGTGGCGCCTTCGAGTCGTCCGCAGCCGGCCACGCTGGCTATGTTGCCGGGCGGCGTGCCGGCGCGCGCGCAGTGGCTGGGCGATATCGCGGCGCACCTGCGCGCGCGTCGTGGGCGGGGTTACCCAGCGGACATCGACTTGCGCTATTTCGACGCTGTCGCGCAGGACCAATGCGCGACGGGCTACTTTGCCGGCGACGAAACGTTTGCCGTCGAAGGGATGAATGAACGGGCCGGCATTGTCGAAGGCGCGCTGCCGTGTGTGCGTCCGCGTTTGCTGTGGCGCGCGGCCACGCAGAAGGAGGATGCCGCGGATGTTTCGCCAGTGTTCGAGAGTCGGCTCGACCTGGATACGGTCTGGCTGTTTCCGAACGACGAGCAGGTGCTGTGCCTCTATCGCGCCTGCTGGCCCGTCACCGATATCGATGCTGACGACGTCGGCGCGCTGCATATCGTGACCGAGCGTCTCGCCGATGCGCCGGCCACTACCGCGACGTTGGCCGAACGGTGGCGCGAAACGACGGCACGGCGCGCGGTCGCTGCACCGACGCGGGCTGCCGCACCTACGCCGGTACTTGCACCTGACTCTGCCGCGGCACCAGTCGACGATGCGCCGACGCCGCGCGCCGAGAGCGCGTGGGCTGAGCATCTCGCCAGTCATCAACGGGTCATTGAGCAGTTCAGCGCGCAGCCGGACGCGCACTCACTGCTCGCCGAGCTGCCCGCGCCCGATCGTGCGGCATTCGACGCGCTGCGCGCGAAGCAACCCGGCGCGCCGGATACGTTTACACGCGAAGCGTTCGACGCCCGGCTGCGTGTCCATCTGGAGCAAGCGGGTCTGCCAGGCAGCGCGGTGCAGGACATGCCGGGTGCGGGCGGCGCCAGCACGTCGAGCATGGCGCTCGCTGATCTGCCGGCGCAACTCGAAGCCTTGCCGCTGGCGCAGCGCGCGGTGGTGCTCGAACAGTGGCATGGCATCGGCGCCATGCCGGGGACCGCGGCGCAACGCGCGGTGACCGCAGCGGCCGCGCTTGCGGCGCATCCGGCCAAGCCCGCGCCGTCGGCGCAACCGGTCATCGACAAGACCGCGTTGCTGGCGCGGCTCGCCAAGGGTGAACCGGTCCGCGGGATCCGGATGAAAGGTCAATGCCTTGCCGGCCTCGATCTGGGCGGTCTCGATTTCACGGACAGCGTGTTCGAAGCGTGCGATTTCAGCGGTGCGCGTCTCGCGCACGTCCATTTAACAAACGCACGCCTGAACGGCTGCGATCTCTCCAACGCCGGATTGGCACAGACAAGCGCGCGCCGCGCGTATCTGACCGATTGCAAACTCGATGCCGCCGACCTCGCCGCAAGCGACTGGCAGGTCGCCCGCTGGGAGCGCTGCACGGCGATCGGCGCGACGCTGCGCGATGCCGACCTGTCGCAAGCGACGCTGCGCGACGTTGCACTCACGCGTGTCGAAGCCGCGGGTCTGCGCGCGTCGCGCGTATCGTTCGATTCATGCCGGCTCGACGACGCCGATTTCAGCGCTGCCGCCTTATCTCGCTCGACCTTCGCGCATTGCGACGTGGACCGCCTGCGACTCCAGAGCGCCGAACTGGACGGTGCGCAGTGGCGCACGGTGCGGGGCGCGGACCTCGCGCTGTGCTCGGCGCGACTGGCGAACTGGCGCGTGTGGGGCGCCACCTTGCTGCCCGGCGCCGACTTCACCGGAGCGAACCTGTGCGGAGCCAGCCTGCGCGACAGTTCGCTTGTGAAAGCGTCGTTGCGCAATGCGGTGCTTGATCAGGCGGTTGTACTGGGATGCGATCTGAGCGGCACCGACGGCACACGCCTGAGCGCGCGCGGCGCGCAGTTTACAGGCTCGCGTTTCACGGATGCGCGCTGGCGCGGTGCGAATCTGATGGGAGCTTCGCTGCGCAAGACGCACCTCGCGAACGTCGACTTCGAAGGCAGCAATCTTTATGGCGTGCGCTCGCGCGGTGCGACGATTGCGGGCGTGCGTATCGAACGCGCGCTGACAAGCCGCTGCGAACTGCTGGAGACCTTGCCCCATGAATGA
- the sctT gene encoding type III secretion system export apparatus subunit SctT, giving the protein MSELDLPLVMGLSAKSLALGWLTALPRLVAAFALVPIITRSVFPGLLSVSISAGFALVAAPAIAPHLGTDISTGAMLAIALKECVVGLMLGFMLALPFWAVELVGFLIDNQRGESISATLNPIAGHDTSTLGQLFSVAFVVFVLTSGGFSRLLRILYDSYTLWPPLSFWPMLSRANASFWLSSLNGMLETMLMLSAPVVLAMLLVELGLALVSHFAPQLQVFFLAMPLKSALALFVLTVYVVTMFDYLGRQFNGIATLLPRLGVLLGRP; this is encoded by the coding sequence ATGAGCGAGCTCGACCTGCCCCTCGTGATGGGGCTCTCGGCCAAATCCCTGGCGCTCGGCTGGCTCACGGCACTGCCGCGTCTCGTTGCCGCGTTCGCGCTCGTTCCTATCATCACGCGCTCGGTGTTCCCCGGGCTGCTGAGCGTGTCGATCAGCGCGGGATTCGCGCTGGTCGCCGCGCCCGCGATCGCGCCACACCTCGGCACGGATATCTCGACCGGGGCGATGCTCGCGATCGCGCTGAAGGAATGCGTGGTCGGTCTGATGCTCGGGTTCATGCTCGCGCTGCCTTTCTGGGCAGTGGAACTGGTCGGCTTCCTGATCGACAACCAGCGCGGCGAAAGTATTTCGGCAACGCTCAATCCGATTGCCGGTCACGACACGTCCACGCTCGGCCAGCTTTTCAGTGTGGCATTCGTCGTGTTCGTGCTGACGAGCGGTGGCTTTTCGCGGCTGCTGCGGATTCTCTACGACTCGTACACGCTGTGGCCGCCGCTCTCGTTCTGGCCGATGCTGTCGCGCGCGAATGCCTCGTTCTGGCTGTCAAGTCTGAACGGCATGCTGGAGACGATGCTGATGCTGAGCGCACCGGTGGTGCTGGCCATGTTGCTGGTTGAACTCGGGCTCGCGCTCGTCTCGCACTTCGCGCCGCAATTGCAGGTCTTCTTCCTCGCGATGCCGCTCAAGAGCGCACTCGCGCTGTTCGTGCTGACTGTCTACGTGGTCACGATGTTCGACTACCTCGGCCGCCAGTTCAACGGTATCGCGACGCTGCTGCCGCGCCTGGGCGTCTTGCTGGGGCGGCCATGA
- the sctC gene encoding type III secretion system outer membrane ring subunit SctC, protein MNPVRHRLARSVSAALLASLFAATQSAQAAAPPWPSVNYSYYAQNESLARVLSDFAAAFSLTLDMSPAVEGRLTGRFNTASPTDYLNRLGGIYGFSWYTYGGTLYVNRNSDTVTATIPVSGGNTVAARTALTDLGVLDPRFGWGDMPDQGVVMVSGPPQYVALVQRSLAGLPRVDQRQDIAVFRLQHAQVDDRAIQYRDSQIVIPGVATTLRNLLQDAGGFGNTMQPGAPARAVANGALPSLPALAAAAPLAGAAAGLTPPVAAPAAGTQQNAGPGGALLRGAVEPFPALNAVIVQDAPERMPVYAALIKQLDVPTALIEIEAMVIDVEKSHIDELGVNWRGQIGNVAGGVSGGTIALAAGAGTGLLASAGSYFASRIRALEQAGDARVVSRPSVVTSDNVGAVLNLNQTFYVRTVGERVASVTPVTANTTLKVTPRVVQRDGQSAIQMAIDVQDGRVIDHSVDDLPTVVTSAVSTQAVVRDGESLLVGGYDTDEANVSSGGVPFLSKIPVLGYLFGRRYSTTQQRERMFLIRPHVVTLANEVTQSVPPGSLPVIQPPALRPLPALPQPPTSPPSSGLGIAPAVQ, encoded by the coding sequence ATGAATCCAGTCCGTCACCGCCTGGCCAGATCGGTGTCCGCCGCACTGCTCGCCTCGCTCTTTGCGGCAACGCAGAGCGCGCAGGCCGCGGCCCCGCCGTGGCCGTCCGTCAACTACTCATACTATGCTCAAAACGAAAGCCTGGCGCGCGTGCTCAGCGATTTCGCGGCGGCCTTCAGCCTCACCCTCGACATGAGCCCCGCGGTCGAAGGACGCCTCACCGGCCGCTTCAATACGGCGAGCCCCACCGACTATCTGAACCGTCTCGGCGGCATCTACGGCTTCAGCTGGTACACCTACGGCGGCACGCTCTACGTCAATCGCAATAGCGACACCGTGACCGCCACGATACCGGTGAGCGGCGGCAACACCGTGGCCGCGCGCACGGCGCTCACGGATCTCGGCGTGCTCGATCCACGCTTCGGCTGGGGCGACATGCCCGACCAAGGTGTCGTGATGGTCAGCGGACCGCCGCAATACGTCGCGCTCGTACAGCGCAGTCTCGCCGGATTGCCACGCGTGGATCAGCGTCAGGACATCGCAGTGTTCCGTTTGCAGCACGCGCAGGTGGACGACCGCGCGATCCAGTATCGCGACAGCCAGATTGTGATTCCGGGCGTCGCCACAACCCTGCGCAATCTGCTGCAGGACGCGGGCGGCTTCGGCAATACGATGCAGCCTGGCGCGCCGGCTCGCGCGGTTGCGAACGGCGCACTGCCGTCGTTGCCGGCGCTCGCGGCCGCGGCGCCGCTCGCCGGCGCCGCCGCTGGGTTGACGCCGCCGGTCGCGGCCCCGGCCGCCGGCACGCAGCAAAACGCCGGCCCAGGCGGCGCTCTGCTGCGCGGCGCGGTCGAACCGTTCCCGGCGCTCAATGCCGTGATCGTGCAGGACGCGCCGGAACGCATGCCGGTCTATGCGGCCCTCATCAAGCAGTTGGACGTTCCGACCGCGTTGATCGAAATCGAAGCCATGGTCATCGATGTGGAAAAGTCGCATATCGACGAACTCGGCGTGAACTGGCGTGGCCAGATCGGCAATGTCGCGGGCGGCGTGAGCGGCGGCACGATCGCGCTCGCGGCCGGCGCGGGGACCGGCCTGCTTGCGAGCGCGGGCAGCTATTTCGCGAGCCGCATCCGCGCGCTCGAGCAAGCAGGCGACGCACGCGTGGTGTCGCGCCCGTCTGTCGTCACGAGCGACAACGTCGGTGCGGTGCTAAACCTGAACCAGACCTTTTACGTGAGGACCGTCGGCGAGCGCGTGGCGTCGGTCACGCCGGTCACTGCGAACACCACGCTAAAGGTGACGCCGCGCGTTGTGCAGCGCGACGGGCAAAGCGCCATCCAGATGGCTATCGACGTTCAGGACGGCCGCGTAATCGATCATTCGGTGGACGATCTGCCGACGGTCGTGACCAGCGCGGTCAGCACGCAGGCCGTCGTACGCGACGGCGAGAGTCTGCTGGTGGGTGGCTACGACACCGACGAGGCAAACGTGTCAAGCGGCGGCGTGCCGTTTCTCAGCAAGATACCGGTACTGGGCTATCTGTTCGGCCGGCGCTACAGCACGACCCAACAGCGTGAACGGATGTTCCTGATCCGCCCGCATGTCGTGACGCTCGCGAATGAGGTGACGCAAAGCGTGCCGCCGGGAAGCTTGCCTGTGATTCAGCCACCGGCGCTGCGGCCGCTGCCCGCGTTGCCGCAACCGCCGACCAGCCCGCCGTCCAGTGGCCTCGGTATCGCGCCCGCGGTGCAGTAG
- the sctR gene encoding type III secretion system export apparatus subunit SctR, protein MPIDPLGLSITLALLSLVPTLVIVCTSFLKISTVLLMLRNALGVQQIPPNIALYALSLILSAYVMMPVAQRIYDQVAATPEQTRSVDTFFKQVQAASDPLRGFMMRNSEPAQRTFFVATARRLWGPDTPADLKEDNFLVLMPAFMVSELTRSFQIGFLLYLPFLVIDLVVSNILLAMGMMMVSPVMIALPIKLFLFVMLDGWTRLIHGLVLSYV, encoded by the coding sequence ATTCCCATCGATCCGCTTGGCCTGTCGATCACCCTGGCGCTACTGTCGCTCGTGCCAACGCTCGTGATCGTCTGCACGTCGTTTCTGAAGATTTCGACGGTTCTCCTGATGCTGCGCAATGCCCTCGGCGTGCAGCAGATTCCGCCGAACATCGCGCTGTACGCGCTGTCGCTGATCCTGAGCGCCTACGTGATGATGCCGGTCGCGCAGCGCATCTACGATCAGGTGGCGGCCACGCCCGAGCAGACCCGCAGCGTCGACACCTTCTTCAAGCAGGTTCAGGCGGCATCCGATCCGCTGCGCGGCTTCATGATGCGCAACTCGGAGCCTGCGCAACGCACGTTCTTCGTCGCCACGGCGCGCCGGCTGTGGGGTCCCGATACACCCGCTGATCTGAAAGAGGACAACTTCCTCGTATTGATGCCGGCATTCATGGTGAGCGAGCTGACCCGCTCGTTCCAGATCGGCTTTCTGCTCTATCTACCCTTTCTTGTCATCGACCTGGTGGTGTCGAACATCCTGCTTGCGATGGGCATGATGATGGTATCGCCAGTGATGATCGCGCTGCCGATCAAGCTCTTTCTGTTCGTCATGCTCGACGGCTGGACGCGCCTGATTCACGGCCTTGTGCTCTCATACGTATGA
- a CDS encoding pentapeptide repeat-containing protein, producing the protein MNDPNATDITPLTREALAERLSRGGTVRRVCLRGGDYRGLALGSTRFEDIDARGARFDDAQLEGTQWLRCRLDNACFDGARLARARFSGCAATQSRWRRAQLVRAAWTQCELAGAGFDAADLTRTTWIRCRVLGIVLRDAMFTIVYLKECELTDVDLTQAQWSSVQMHGGSLRGTRFTQARLHQCGFASVEAAGVDWCAMDAVNVAFVACDLQGARFSGAQLHGAKFNRSNLSGTDCSGAQLALSFWRHARADHANLRDACLDHADLQHASLRGTDFARASVVGARLLCADLDGANWDGCARDQARRDDPLLLEALQWQPSV; encoded by the coding sequence ATGAATGATCCGAACGCCACTGACATCACGCCCCTGACACGCGAAGCGCTGGCCGAACGTCTGTCGCGGGGCGGCACGGTGCGGCGCGTCTGTTTGCGCGGCGGCGACTATCGCGGGCTGGCGCTCGGCTCGACGCGGTTCGAGGATATCGACGCGCGCGGCGCGCGCTTTGACGATGCGCAGCTGGAAGGAACGCAATGGCTACGCTGCCGGCTCGACAACGCCTGCTTCGACGGCGCGCGACTCGCGCGCGCGCGTTTCAGCGGGTGCGCCGCGACGCAGTCGCGCTGGCGTCGCGCGCAGCTTGTTCGAGCGGCATGGACTCAGTGCGAACTGGCGGGGGCCGGTTTCGACGCGGCAGACCTTACCCGCACGACATGGATTCGCTGTCGTGTATTAGGCATCGTGTTGCGGGACGCGATGTTCACGATCGTCTATCTGAAGGAGTGTGAACTGACCGATGTCGACCTGACCCAGGCGCAATGGAGCAGCGTACAGATGCACGGCGGCAGCCTGCGCGGCACACGCTTCACGCAAGCGCGACTGCATCAGTGCGGCTTCGCGTCGGTAGAGGCGGCCGGCGTCGACTGGTGTGCTATGGACGCTGTCAACGTGGCCTTCGTGGCGTGCGATCTGCAAGGGGCGCGGTTTTCCGGCGCGCAGTTACACGGCGCGAAGTTCAATCGCTCCAACCTGAGCGGCACGGACTGCTCGGGCGCGCAACTCGCGCTCAGCTTCTGGCGTCATGCGAGGGCCGACCACGCGAATCTGCGTGACGCGTGTCTCGACCACGCCGATTTACAGCATGCGTCGTTGCGCGGGACGGACTTCGCGCGCGCGTCGGTAGTCGGTGCGCGTCTGCTGTGCGCGGACCTGGATGGTGCGAACTGGGACGGTTGCGCGCGCGACCAGGCGCGCCGCGACGATCCGCTGTTGCTCGAAGCGCTGCAATGGCAGCCGTCTGTCTGA
- the sctU gene encoding type III secretion system export apparatus subunit SctU, with product MSEKTEQPTSKRLRDAREEGQVAHSKDFSQAVLILAYLIYLTTNGSGMADHMAKLMLAPAEVINLPLPIALDSLGKTLLDEGIALMLPFILIPVLLGMAVEIAQVGFTLSFKALVPSGKRLNVAENATNIISKKSVVELLKSAIKIAVLSCIVWLVISHNLRYLVWLPSLTVSGGAAVFTSMVTTLTLALAPVYIALAGADVVWQRRQHNKQLMMSREEVDREYKEAEGDQQIKGRRKELHRELASNEDVQRSASASALVVNPTHVAVALFYDEARTALPLVWARGRDGHAQQMIGAARAAGVPVLRDVNLAWSLYEHGEKNQYIPSDLIGPVAEIIRIVNEMKQEGTL from the coding sequence ATGAGCGAAAAAACCGAACAACCCACCTCGAAACGCCTGCGCGATGCGCGTGAGGAAGGTCAGGTCGCGCACAGCAAGGACTTCTCGCAGGCAGTACTGATTCTCGCGTACCTGATCTATCTGACCACCAACGGCTCGGGCATGGCCGACCACATGGCCAAGCTGATGCTCGCTCCCGCCGAGGTGATAAACCTGCCGCTTCCCATCGCCCTCGACTCGCTCGGCAAAACCCTGCTCGACGAGGGCATCGCGCTGATGCTGCCGTTCATCCTGATCCCGGTCCTGCTCGGCATGGCGGTCGAAATCGCGCAGGTCGGTTTCACGCTGTCGTTCAAGGCGCTCGTGCCGTCCGGCAAACGCCTGAACGTCGCCGAGAACGCCACGAACATCATCTCGAAGAAGAGCGTGGTGGAACTGCTCAAGTCCGCCATCAAGATCGCCGTGCTGTCGTGCATCGTATGGCTTGTGATCTCCCACAACCTGCGCTACCTGGTCTGGCTGCCGAGCCTGACCGTCTCCGGCGGCGCGGCGGTATTCACGAGCATGGTGACCACGCTGACACTCGCGCTCGCGCCGGTCTATATCGCCCTCGCGGGCGCGGACGTGGTATGGCAGCGCCGCCAGCATAACAAGCAACTGATGATGAGCCGCGAGGAAGTGGACCGTGAATACAAGGAAGCGGAAGGCGACCAGCAGATCAAGGGACGCCGCAAGGAGCTGCACCGTGAACTGGCAAGCAACGAGGACGTGCAACGCAGCGCATCCGCCAGCGCGCTGGTGGTCAACCCGACACATGTGGCGGTCGCGCTCTTCTACGACGAGGCGCGCACCGCGTTGCCGCTGGTGTGGGCCAGGGGCCGCGACGGCCACGCGCAGCAGATGATCGGCGCGGCGCGCGCCGCCGGCGTGCCGGTGCTGCGCGATGTGAACCTCGCGTGGTCGCTGTACGAGCATGGCGAGAAAAATCAGTACATCCCCAGCGATCTGATCGGGCCGGTGGCCGAGATCATTCGCATCGTCAATGAGATGAAACAGGAAGGCACGCTATGA
- a CDS encoding type III secretion system chaperone — MTDLLKACPGLALWLERRQLWRSMWQPENELELQIAARSSLHVRLGAQRVVVRSPLAPLPQNVTSRSQLLREALTRAGALLGETSGGLAVDPARQQLWWQDTWALNASEPEVDAALAAFLDTAQTLGDVLPR; from the coding sequence ATGACCGATTTGCTGAAAGCCTGCCCCGGCCTTGCGCTCTGGCTTGAACGACGTCAGCTGTGGCGTTCGATGTGGCAGCCGGAGAACGAGCTGGAGCTGCAGATCGCCGCGCGGTCGTCGCTGCATGTGCGGCTCGGCGCGCAACGGGTCGTGGTGCGCTCGCCGCTGGCGCCGCTGCCGCAGAATGTCACGTCGCGCAGTCAGTTGCTGCGCGAAGCGCTGACTCGCGCCGGCGCGCTACTCGGCGAAACCAGCGGTGGCCTCGCGGTCGATCCCGCACGCCAGCAGTTGTGGTGGCAGGACACCTGGGCGCTCAACGCGAGTGAACCGGAAGTGGACGCCGCGCTCGCGGCGTTTCTGGACACCGCGCAAACGCTCGGCGATGTGCTCCCGCGCTAG
- a CDS encoding DUF4150 domain-containing protein — MFQMTCAGGMAFAFPDVCWTPAGPALVPVPYPNLASGACADPDTAVDSVLVCGMPALNQTSVITFSQGDEAGTGGGVISGEIMGQATFITASIRVMIKGVPATRLTGAMAQNGALPNTEGVVIVPSQTVVMILT; from the coding sequence ATGTTTCAGATGACCTGCGCGGGCGGCATGGCATTCGCATTTCCTGACGTGTGCTGGACGCCCGCCGGCCCCGCGCTGGTGCCGGTGCCCTATCCGAACCTGGCGTCGGGCGCGTGTGCCGATCCGGATACGGCGGTCGATAGCGTGCTGGTGTGCGGCATGCCGGCGCTCAACCAGACGAGTGTGATTACGTTCAGCCAGGGCGACGAGGCCGGTACCGGCGGTGGCGTGATTTCGGGCGAGATCATGGGGCAGGCTACATTCATAACCGCGAGCATCAGGGTCATGATAAAGGGCGTGCCGGCTACGCGGCTGACGGGCGCAATGGCGCAAAACGGCGCGCTGCCCAATACGGAAGGCGTGGTGATCGTACCGTCTCAAACCGTTGTCATGATTTTGACGTAG